A DNA window from Acetobacter aceti NBRC 14818 contains the following coding sequences:
- a CDS encoding HAD family hydrolase translates to MTSALAPDGRLQLVIFDCDGVLIDSEGTSCRLIAEDARQAGWDITDEEAMTQFGGKALTLLKTEIEERTDTTLPQDWPVLMRDRFVESFNVSVDTIDGARDMLEKVAALGLPVRVGSNSSMLEMNAKFRTSGLAELLEGRIHSAADMNAPKPDPAVYLKAAEAEGIPPENCVVIEDSDTGAKAALAAGMTCVLLRREPAPIPSWPGLVRINALSELPVLLGDALAQQKKASAS, encoded by the coding sequence ATGACATCCGCACTTGCTCCCGATGGGCGGTTACAGCTTGTCATTTTCGATTGCGATGGTGTGCTGATCGACAGTGAAGGCACAAGCTGTCGTCTGATTGCTGAAGACGCCCGTCAGGCCGGGTGGGATATCACCGACGAAGAAGCCATGACGCAGTTTGGCGGCAAGGCTCTGACGCTTCTGAAGACGGAAATCGAGGAGAGGACCGACACCACTCTTCCGCAGGACTGGCCTGTTCTCATGAGGGATCGTTTTGTTGAATCCTTCAACGTGTCTGTCGATACGATCGACGGCGCCCGGGATATGCTGGAAAAGGTTGCAGCGCTTGGACTGCCGGTTCGGGTCGGATCGAATTCATCCATGCTGGAGATGAATGCGAAATTCCGAACGAGTGGTCTGGCTGAATTGCTGGAAGGTCGTATCCATTCAGCAGCCGACATGAATGCGCCCAAGCCCGATCCTGCCGTCTATCTGAAGGCGGCGGAAGCCGAGGGTATTCCGCCTGAAAACTGTGTTGTCATCGAAGACAGCGATACGGGTGCAAAGGCGGCTCTTGCGGCGGGAATGACCTGCGTTCTTCTGAGACGTGAACCTGCGCCAATTCCGTCATGGCCCGGTCTGGTCAGGATCAATGCGTTGTCCGAGTTGCCTGTCCTGTTAGGGGATGCGCTGGCTCAGCAGAAAAAGGCCAGCGCGTCGTGA
- the hemE gene encoding uroporphyrinogen decarboxylase, with translation MWPPPVWLMRQAGRFLPEFRALREKADFLTRCMTPELATEITLQPIRRFAMDGAILFSDILVLPWAMGQSLEFIEKRGPVLTPIRSRADLDRLDPKRIPERTAPVAETLRRVRKALGGQVGIAEPNTVTLIGFAGAPFTVSCYMVDGGSSKEFAQTRLMAYSDPALYDRLIDLLTETTASMLADQIEAGAQAVMLFDSWSGLLPPREFRKHVIKPTRQIVKFLKERYPDVPVIGFPRLAGVMAPEYARETGVDAMALDTSADLTTVASQVRSDLVLQGNLDPVSVLAGGEAMLQEALAIREAGRGRPHVFNLGHGVLPETPTEHVGDLIAALRTV, from the coding sequence ATGTGGCCACCGCCAGTCTGGCTGATGCGTCAGGCCGGGCGTTTCCTGCCGGAGTTCCGGGCGCTTCGGGAAAAGGCCGATTTTCTGACACGGTGCATGACGCCGGAACTGGCGACGGAAATCACGCTGCAACCCATCCGCCGTTTCGCCATGGATGGAGCCATTCTGTTCTCGGATATTCTCGTGCTGCCGTGGGCCATGGGACAATCTCTGGAATTCATTGAAAAGCGCGGCCCTGTTCTCACCCCAATCCGCAGTCGGGCCGATCTGGACAGACTGGACCCAAAGCGTATCCCAGAGCGTACGGCTCCTGTCGCGGAAACCCTGCGGCGGGTAAGGAAAGCTCTTGGCGGTCAGGTTGGCATTGCCGAACCTAACACCGTCACGCTGATCGGTTTTGCCGGCGCACCCTTCACGGTGAGTTGCTACATGGTCGATGGCGGCAGTTCCAAGGAGTTCGCCCAGACCCGTCTGATGGCGTATAGCGATCCCGCGCTCTACGACCGTCTGATTGATCTTCTGACCGAAACGACGGCTTCCATGCTGGCGGATCAGATTGAGGCTGGTGCGCAGGCGGTCATGCTGTTTGATTCCTGGTCCGGGCTGCTCCCGCCGCGGGAATTCCGCAAGCATGTCATCAAGCCCACGCGCCAGATCGTGAAGTTTCTGAAAGAGCGTTATCCGGACGTGCCGGTGATCGGGTTCCCACGGCTCGCCGGTGTCATGGCTCCGGAATATGCCCGGGAAACAGGCGTGGACGCGATGGCGCTCGATACCAGTGCTGATCTGACCACGGTCGCTTCACAGGTCCGCTCCGATCTGGTTCTGCAGGGTAATCTTGATCCGGTTTCCGTGCTGGCGGGTGGCGAGGCCATGTTGCAGGAAGCGCTGGCAATCCGGGAAGCCGGGCGCGGACGTCCGCATGTGTTCAATCTGGGGCATGGCGTTCTGCCCGAGACGCCGACCGAGCATGTCGGTGATCTGATCGCAGCACTGCGGACTGTCTGA
- a CDS encoding Maf family protein — translation MIDSSTGESEVLTPSCFSLILASGSSARQTLLRDSGVAFTVRTQAIDESLYKEAGRQAGESAASVALRLATAKAEAVSRETAQRDAFVIGADQMLSCEGEWFDKPASRQSAREQLCRLRNRTHFLHSAVVLCSGGETVWSHIEEPKLVMRDFSDTFLDAYLEAEGEACFASVGAYRLEGPGIQLFSRIEGEYSAILGLPLLPLFAALRSFDVLAS, via the coding sequence ATGATCGACTCGAGTACTGGTGAATCTGAAGTACTGACGCCTTCCTGTTTCTCTCTGATTCTGGCCAGCGGCTCTTCTGCACGACAGACCCTTCTGCGGGACAGTGGTGTTGCTTTCACCGTTCGCACGCAGGCGATTGATGAGTCTCTCTATAAGGAAGCAGGTCGTCAGGCTGGGGAAAGTGCTGCAAGCGTTGCCCTGCGTCTCGCGACGGCAAAGGCGGAGGCAGTCAGTCGTGAGACCGCACAGCGTGACGCCTTTGTCATTGGAGCGGATCAGATGCTGAGCTGTGAAGGGGAGTGGTTCGACAAGCCGGCCTCCCGCCAGTCCGCCAGAGAGCAGTTATGTCGTCTGAGGAATAGGACGCACTTTCTTCATAGTGCGGTCGTGCTGTGCAGCGGCGGTGAAACGGTCTGGTCACATATTGAAGAGCCGAAACTCGTGATGCGCGATTTTTCGGATACGTTCCTTGACGCCTATCTGGAAGCGGAGGGCGAGGCGTGTTTCGCCAGCGTTGGCGCTTACAGGCTTGAAGGGCCGGGTATCCAGCTTTTCAGCCGGATTGAAGGTGAATATTCCGCCATTCTTGGCCTCCCGCTTCTTCCCCTGTTCGCAGCGCTCAGATCGTTCGATGTCCTTGCCAGCTAG
- a CDS encoding prolyl oligopeptidase family serine peptidase — protein sequence MTARLFPREKSYFRSSDWGIGLAMTLSVLLTVSALAQQPEALPSGVPTYLDEIHGAQAQDWVERQNRKTVSVLEVDPRYRDFYDQILSAEQSKDRLDEPAFLGGNIWNFWQDGHHPRGIWRRTTLASYRQILTGWQTKLDIDALASREHENWVFEGADCLKPKERYCLVALSSGGEDARTLREYDTQAGLFVLNGFTLPRAKQSAAWVDRDTLLVTRDWDGTGAMLTSSGYPFVIRRVVRNEPFDQALEIYRGEKDDVAVDPLVVTDGDGNRIFLVRRSPEFFSSRFAVLEGMETAFQGRQKGTLRWLTLPDRVDLKGMIHGTLVFSLEEDWTPTDENKIPAGSLVALDPHDPQAKPEILFTPESGKVLEDAAVTRNTIIVTYLEHVQGRVMVLHASPDVNEHWHQVVLPLPDMSSVHIVDIDQSSDAAFLKVESFLSPPELWLVGASQAGVEKIRQTKPLFNANDLAVEQLQARSSDGAEIPYFLIRPRNMTRDGTHPTLLTAYGGFLASVTPRYDPVIGRAWLTHGGVYAVANIRGGGEFGPAWHEAGKTIHRQRIFDDFTAVGRDLVKRKITSRDRLGIRGRSNGGLLMGVAFTQHPELWKAVIMGVPLLDMINYESLAAGASWVDEYGSMKNPDEAHFLESISPLQHLKADVQYPTPFIFTSTSDDRVGPVHARRFAARLEALKKPFFYYEDVEGGHSGTVNAEEIAHERALEAVYLAQQLMSGQ from the coding sequence ATGACAGCCAGACTTTTTCCCCGTGAAAAATCCTATTTCCGGTCTTCGGACTGGGGAATTGGTCTGGCCATGACGCTGTCGGTTCTGCTGACAGTTTCTGCTCTGGCCCAGCAGCCTGAAGCGCTCCCCTCTGGCGTTCCCACCTATCTCGACGAGATTCACGGTGCTCAGGCTCAGGACTGGGTCGAGCGTCAGAACCGCAAGACAGTTTCCGTGCTGGAAGTGGACCCACGGTATCGGGATTTTTACGATCAGATCCTTTCCGCTGAACAGAGTAAGGACCGTCTTGATGAGCCCGCGTTTCTGGGCGGAAATATCTGGAATTTCTGGCAGGACGGGCATCATCCGCGCGGTATCTGGAGACGCACGACGCTGGCGTCCTACCGCCAGATTCTGACAGGTTGGCAAACAAAACTGGATATCGACGCTCTTGCTTCCAGAGAGCACGAAAACTGGGTATTTGAAGGCGCTGACTGTCTTAAACCGAAAGAGCGCTATTGTCTGGTCGCACTCTCGTCTGGCGGAGAAGATGCCCGGACGTTGAGGGAATATGACACGCAGGCAGGTCTGTTCGTTCTGAACGGTTTTACATTGCCCCGCGCCAAGCAGAGCGCTGCCTGGGTGGATCGGGACACACTTCTGGTGACGCGTGACTGGGATGGAACCGGAGCCATGCTGACCTCATCCGGCTATCCGTTCGTGATCAGGCGTGTTGTCAGAAATGAACCTTTTGATCAGGCGCTCGAGATTTACAGGGGTGAGAAGGATGATGTCGCTGTCGATCCACTGGTTGTGACAGATGGTGATGGAAACAGGATCTTTCTTGTCAGGCGCTCTCCGGAATTCTTTTCCAGCCGGTTTGCCGTTCTTGAAGGGATGGAAACAGCTTTTCAGGGCAGGCAGAAAGGAACGTTGCGCTGGCTGACACTGCCTGATCGGGTTGATCTGAAGGGCATGATTCACGGCACACTTGTCTTCAGCCTTGAAGAAGACTGGACCCCAACTGATGAGAACAAAATTCCTGCCGGTAGTCTGGTTGCACTGGATCCACATGATCCGCAGGCCAAACCGGAGATTCTGTTTACTCCTGAATCCGGAAAAGTTCTTGAAGACGCAGCTGTTACCAGAAATACGATTATCGTGACCTATCTGGAGCATGTTCAGGGACGGGTCATGGTTCTGCATGCTTCACCTGACGTCAATGAGCACTGGCATCAGGTGGTATTACCTCTTCCGGACATGTCATCCGTTCATATTGTCGATATAGATCAATCTAGCGACGCAGCTTTTCTGAAAGTGGAAAGTTTTCTGTCACCCCCGGAACTCTGGCTGGTCGGCGCCAGTCAGGCGGGAGTGGAAAAAATCCGGCAGACAAAGCCACTGTTCAATGCGAATGATCTTGCCGTTGAGCAGCTTCAGGCTCGTTCATCCGATGGAGCTGAAATTCCCTATTTCCTTATCCGGCCAAGGAATATGACGCGGGATGGCACGCATCCCACCCTTCTGACGGCTTATGGTGGTTTTCTTGCTTCTGTGACGCCTCGTTATGATCCGGTTATCGGTCGCGCCTGGCTGACTCATGGCGGCGTTTACGCTGTCGCCAATATTCGTGGTGGCGGAGAGTTTGGACCTGCGTGGCATGAGGCAGGAAAAACGATCCATCGCCAAAGGATCTTTGACGATTTTACTGCCGTCGGGCGTGATCTGGTGAAAAGAAAGATCACATCGCGTGACAGGCTGGGTATTCGCGGTCGGTCCAATGGCGGACTGCTCATGGGCGTCGCCTTCACACAGCATCCCGAACTCTGGAAAGCAGTGATCATGGGGGTGCCGCTTCTCGACATGATCAATTATGAAAGCCTCGCTGCAGGAGCTTCGTGGGTAGACGAATATGGATCAATGAAAAATCCTGACGAAGCGCATTTTCTTGAGTCGATCTCACCTCTGCAGCACCTGAAAGCTGACGTGCAGTATCCCACGCCTTTTATCTTCACTTCGACATCCGATGATCGCGTCGGTCCGGTGCATGCGCGACGATTTGCTGCGCGACTGGAAGCGCTGAAAAAGCCATTTTTCTATTATGAAGATGTGGAAGGCGGTCACTCAGGGACTGTAAATGCGGAGGAAATCGCACACGAACGGGCGCTTGAGGCAGTCTATCTGGCCCAGCAGCTTATGTCGGGTCAGTAA
- a CDS encoding CorA family divalent cation transporter — MPTAKTAIPLPSEVNNALADGLVWAIHCQPENASENTPAKLSPEDATRCLEDMSFPADGWAWLHFDIVHTLSRAQVEAIPTLTEDAIQTLTSTDVGPRLEGDDDLVYGALPAFDDAASDDDRDVCVWRFAMRPNLLITTRRHPVPALGVVYRELHRKKIPDNPAGLVDMALLEFADTARRTLSRLDDQLDRAEDVLLLLDRDTDLGRMGGMLGQVRRRSTELRRVISPVNRILHDEELEIPEWAEDDLKDRSERQIHGALDDLLALQDRARSLQDELTSGQAEETNRRLYIVSVGTTLMLPATFVTGFFGMNTAGMFLTSGEWGTVIAGGLCFLIMLGTWLVLKVTRLL, encoded by the coding sequence ATGCCGACAGCAAAAACAGCCATTCCGCTTCCTTCCGAGGTCAACAATGCGCTGGCCGATGGTCTGGTGTGGGCTATCCATTGCCAGCCCGAGAATGCGTCGGAAAACACACCCGCCAAACTGTCACCCGAAGACGCGACCCGCTGTCTGGAGGATATGTCTTTCCCGGCAGATGGCTGGGCATGGCTGCATTTCGACATTGTGCACACCCTCTCACGGGCGCAAGTCGAGGCCATTCCCACACTGACCGAAGATGCCATACAGACCCTGACCAGCACGGATGTCGGGCCCCGGCTCGAAGGAGACGATGACCTCGTTTACGGCGCTCTTCCGGCTTTCGACGACGCAGCCTCAGACGATGACCGCGATGTCTGTGTCTGGCGCTTTGCCATGCGTCCCAATCTGCTGATCACCACGCGTCGTCATCCCGTTCCAGCGCTTGGGGTGGTGTATCGGGAACTGCATCGCAAGAAGATACCGGATAACCCGGCGGGTCTTGTGGACATGGCCTTGCTGGAATTTGCCGATACGGCCCGGCGCACGCTTTCCCGTCTGGATGATCAGCTTGATCGCGCCGAAGATGTGCTGCTGCTGCTCGACCGCGATACGGATCTTGGACGAATGGGCGGTATGCTTGGTCAGGTGCGTCGTCGTTCAACCGAACTGCGTCGTGTCATCTCACCGGTCAATCGTATCCTTCATGATGAAGAACTGGAAATTCCTGAATGGGCCGAAGACGATCTGAAAGATCGTTCGGAGCGGCAGATTCACGGCGCGCTGGATGACCTTCTGGCGCTTCAGGATCGCGCCCGTTCCTTGCAGGACGAACTGACATCGGGGCAGGCGGAAGAAACGAACAGACGGCTTTACATCGTTTCCGTTGGAACGACCCTGATGCTGCCCGCAACGTTTGTGACCGGCTTCTTCGGCATGAACACGGCCGGCATGTTTCTGACGAGCGGTGAATGGGGAACCGTCATCGCCGGAGGGCTGTGCTTCCTGATCATGCTGGGAACATGGCTGGTCCTGAAAGTGACCCGCCTGCTGTGA
- a CDS encoding ATP-binding protein, translating to MQQDSAAPRERLIRLWPRGLMGRVLFVLLASIGIVFVASWTLYEHAEAYIEDSDRFDLIGERLATDVRVINGAPANTRAMLSTMLSTDDLRINWRPATAVHEVHQEPKGMNQLHARLVKANPILGHSALQLYTGGAGRWTDIGGTVELNDRSQISFTAPDILRSHVVTQGLATAAIVTLAVLFVAAMLVHALSLPLRALATVADTIGAGDWEPIAEKGPKEVRRLAHAINAMQTRITHLIEDRTEALAAVSHDLRTPLARLRLRAGFIGDAEAQDAIEADIDEMEAMVDGVLAYLSGEKEREAIRSTDLAAILMTIMDNATDRGDTVTYEGPDRLPLVLPSLAIKRVFTNLVENALHYAGSAAISVHLTTDHVIVNIDDDGPGIPESEISRVTTPFYRVESSRSRRTGGLGLGLAIVTREVERAGGTFSLCNRPGGGLRAQVMLSLHRTSIP from the coding sequence GTGCAGCAGGACAGCGCTGCTCCGCGTGAAAGACTGATCCGTCTCTGGCCACGGGGCCTTATGGGGCGCGTGCTGTTCGTGCTTCTGGCGTCGATCGGCATCGTCTTCGTCGCCAGCTGGACGCTCTACGAGCACGCGGAAGCCTATATCGAGGACAGCGACCGTTTCGACCTGATCGGGGAACGGCTGGCCACCGATGTCCGCGTGATCAACGGCGCGCCCGCCAATACCCGTGCGATGCTGTCCACCATGCTGTCCACGGACGACCTGCGCATCAACTGGCGGCCTGCAACGGCTGTGCATGAGGTTCATCAGGAACCCAAGGGCATGAATCAGCTGCATGCACGGCTGGTAAAGGCCAATCCCATTCTCGGCCATTCCGCATTACAGCTCTACACTGGCGGGGCCGGACGCTGGACGGATATCGGCGGCACGGTCGAACTCAACGACAGGAGCCAGATCTCCTTCACCGCACCTGACATTCTTCGCAGTCATGTCGTCACGCAGGGACTGGCGACAGCCGCCATCGTCACGCTGGCGGTCCTGTTTGTCGCAGCCATGCTGGTGCATGCGCTCAGCCTGCCTCTACGGGCGCTCGCCACGGTCGCCGACACGATAGGCGCCGGAGACTGGGAGCCGATTGCCGAGAAGGGTCCGAAAGAGGTCCGGCGTCTGGCGCACGCGATCAATGCGATGCAGACCCGTATCACGCATCTGATCGAAGACCGCACCGAGGCTCTTGCGGCGGTGTCGCATGATCTCCGGACTCCGCTGGCGCGCCTGCGTCTGCGCGCCGGTTTTATCGGCGATGCGGAGGCGCAGGACGCCATCGAAGCCGATATCGACGAGATGGAAGCGATGGTGGACGGTGTGCTGGCCTATCTCTCAGGGGAGAAGGAAAGGGAGGCCATCCGTTCGACGGACCTGGCGGCTATCCTGATGACCATCATGGACAACGCCACGGATCGGGGTGATACCGTGACCTATGAAGGCCCGGACCGGCTGCCGCTCGTGCTGCCATCTCTGGCCATAAAGAGAGTTTTCACCAATCTCGTTGAAAATGCCCTGCACTATGCCGGGTCGGCCGCCATCTCCGTGCATCTGACGACAGACCATGTGATCGTGAATATCGATGACGATGGACCGGGTATTCCGGAATCTGAAATAAGCCGCGTCACGACCCCATTCTATCGCGTGGAATCTTCACGATCCCGTCGAACCGGCGGACTTGGTCTGGGTCTCGCCATCGTCACGCGTGAAGTGGAACGGGCGGGCGGGACGTTCTCCCTGTGCAATCGTCCGGGCGGCGGCCTGCGGGCGCAGGTCATGCTGTCTCTCCACCGCACGTCCATCCCCTGA
- a CDS encoding response regulator yields the protein MNQQASHDADLQDLPTRILVVEDDAGMRTLLSRTLQADGYRIRAVPDARSMWEALETETADLIILDVMMPGMNGLDLCRSLRQGGIKGGVEDASFAHIPIIMVSARGEELDRVLGLELGADDYVAKPFGQKELLARVRAVLRRGQNSAAPAVAAGRQRREVINFAGWSLDLRRRELYDPTGAVVEISGAEHDLLVSFLDNPQRVIGRDRLLELSRTRLGDVSDRSIDVLVSRLRRKLGTEADNLIRTVRGQGYIFTAPVERV from the coding sequence ATGAATCAACAAGCCTCGCACGACGCCGATTTGCAGGATCTCCCGACCCGTATTCTCGTGGTTGAGGACGACGCCGGCATGCGAACCCTCCTGAGCCGGACGCTTCAGGCGGACGGTTATCGCATCCGTGCGGTTCCTGACGCCCGTTCCATGTGGGAAGCACTTGAAACCGAGACAGCCGATCTCATCATTCTTGACGTGATGATGCCCGGCATGAACGGTCTCGACCTGTGCCGCAGCCTCCGGCAGGGCGGGATCAAGGGCGGCGTGGAGGACGCGTCCTTCGCTCATATCCCCATCATCATGGTCTCCGCGCGTGGCGAGGAACTTGACCGTGTTCTGGGGCTCGAACTCGGGGCTGATGATTACGTCGCTAAGCCGTTCGGGCAGAAGGAACTGCTAGCCCGAGTGCGCGCTGTCCTCCGGCGTGGCCAGAACAGTGCGGCCCCAGCCGTCGCCGCCGGGCGTCAGCGCAGGGAAGTCATCAACTTCGCCGGCTGGTCGCTCGATCTGCGCCGCCGCGAACTGTATGACCCCACTGGCGCCGTGGTCGAAATTTCCGGTGCCGAGCATGATCTGCTGGTCAGTTTCCTCGATAATCCGCAGCGTGTCATCGGACGCGACCGGCTGCTCGAACTCTCCCGCACCCGGCTGGGCGATGTGTCCGACCGATCCATCGACGTGCTGGTCAGCCGTCTGCGCCGCAAGCTGGGCACGGAAGCCGACAACCTGATCCGCACGGTCCGGGGACAGGGCTATATCTTCACCGCTCCGGTTGAACGGGTCTGA
- the mnmA gene encoding tRNA 2-thiouridine(34) synthase MnmA, with protein MRILVAMSGGVDSSVVAARLVEQGHEVIGATLQLYDTRGEAKKGACCAGRDIQDAREVAERLGIPHYVIDAEERFRESVIERFASSYAQGETPVPCVSCNQGVKFTDLLGLAKDIGADAMATGHYVRRVEGSSGAEMHRPVDADRDQSWFLFATTRDQLDYLRFPLGEMPDKDAVRQEAERFGLLVADKPDSQDLCFIPKGNYSDLVETLRPDTRGEGEIVDRQGNILGHHEGVTRFTVGQTKRLGDAAQIAGERQMVVAIEPGKRRIVVAPRESSMVTVCQLRDMNWLITPPEEGVRCMVQLRAREKPRAATVRPVGTGAEVVLDEPALPAPGQACVLYDGTRVLGGGLICRTTEQAA; from the coding sequence ATGCGTATTCTCGTTGCCATGTCCGGAGGCGTTGACAGTTCCGTTGTCGCCGCGCGTCTGGTCGAACAGGGGCATGAGGTCATTGGCGCCACGCTGCAACTCTACGACACCCGTGGAGAAGCCAAGAAGGGCGCATGCTGTGCGGGTCGTGACATTCAGGACGCCCGCGAAGTCGCGGAACGGCTGGGCATCCCGCATTACGTCATCGACGCTGAAGAGCGCTTCCGTGAGAGCGTGATCGAGCGCTTCGCCAGTTCCTATGCTCAGGGTGAAACGCCTGTTCCCTGCGTCTCCTGCAATCAGGGCGTGAAGTTCACCGATCTGCTCGGCCTTGCGAAAGATATCGGCGCGGACGCCATGGCGACCGGCCACTATGTCCGTCGTGTCGAAGGTTCCAGCGGAGCCGAAATGCACCGCCCCGTGGACGCTGACCGCGACCAGAGCTGGTTCCTGTTCGCCACCACCCGTGACCAGCTCGACTATCTGCGTTTTCCACTGGGCGAGATGCCCGACAAGGACGCCGTGCGGCAGGAAGCCGAGCGGTTCGGTCTGCTGGTCGCCGACAAGCCGGACAGTCAGGACCTGTGCTTCATCCCCAAGGGCAACTACTCCGATCTGGTTGAGACACTTCGCCCCGACACGCGCGGTGAAGGCGAGATCGTGGACCGTCAGGGTAACATCCTCGGCCACCATGAAGGCGTGACGCGCTTTACCGTCGGTCAGACCAAGCGCCTCGGTGATGCCGCCCAGATCGCTGGTGAGCGGCAGATGGTCGTGGCGATCGAGCCCGGCAAGCGACGTATTGTCGTGGCCCCGCGTGAAAGCTCCATGGTGACGGTCTGCCAGCTACGGGACATGAACTGGCTCATCACACCTCCAGAGGAAGGTGTGCGCTGCATGGTGCAGCTTCGCGCCCGCGAGAAGCCCCGCGCCGCCACGGTCCGGCCTGTCGGCACTGGCGCAGAAGTCGTTCTGGATGAGCCTGCGCTTCCCGCTCCGGGGCAGGCCTGTGTGCTTTACGACGGCACCCGCGTGCTGGGAGGCGGCCTGATCTGCCGCACGACTGAACAGGCTGCATAG
- a CDS encoding ferredoxin family 2Fe-2S iron-sulfur cluster binding protein has product MPHMIFVEPDGTERKVDAPVGLSVLEIAHKHGVDLEGACEGSLACATCHVIVDPSWAPKLTPATEDEEDMLDLAFGLEATSRLGCQIIMSDALDGLTVRLPRKS; this is encoded by the coding sequence ATGCCTCACATGATTTTCGTCGAGCCCGATGGTACCGAGCGCAAGGTCGATGCGCCTGTTGGTCTTTCCGTTCTGGAGATTGCCCACAAGCACGGCGTCGATCTGGAAGGCGCCTGCGAAGGATCGCTGGCCTGCGCGACATGCCACGTCATTGTCGATCCCTCCTGGGCTCCGAAACTGACGCCTGCGACCGAAGACGAAGAGGATATGCTGGACCTCGCCTTCGGACTTGAGGCAACATCGCGTCTCGGCTGCCAGATCATCATGAGCGATGCGCTGGACGGCCTGACCGTTCGTCTGCCGCGCAAAAGCTGA
- a CDS encoding cysteine desulfurase family protein, which translates to MQEIYLDNAASTPCDARVMAVMAPLFAEEFANPHSDTHAPGKRAAEAVEQARGHVAELIGADPREIIFTSGATEANNLAIKGAARFRMKQGDGRKRIIAVATEHKCVLESVRDLAQEGFEPVILGVDHNGRVDPAALRDALAVPTALVSIMAANNETGVMQDLSSLGRIVKEAGALLHSDLAQAAGKMAIDVRALDLDLASVSAHKMYGPKGVGALFVRRRPRVRLEPLFSGGGQERGLRSGTLPSTLIAGFGEAARIARAEWQADDHRLTALAQQLFHGLRERQTPFVINAQEARRLPGIISLRLPGAPATRIMEALPEMALSVGSACSSADLAPSYVLTAMGLNPTEAAESLRLSPGRFTTPADIVRVAELLADAAQRVRAERSTQ; encoded by the coding sequence ATGCAGGAGATTTATCTCGACAATGCCGCCAGCACGCCATGCGATGCGCGCGTCATGGCGGTCATGGCTCCTCTTTTCGCTGAGGAATTCGCCAACCCGCACAGTGACACGCATGCGCCGGGCAAACGCGCTGCCGAGGCCGTCGAGCAGGCGCGTGGGCACGTCGCTGAGCTGATCGGAGCCGATCCGAGAGAGATCATCTTCACCTCCGGCGCGACGGAAGCGAACAATCTTGCCATCAAGGGAGCGGCACGCTTCCGGATGAAGCAGGGGGACGGACGTAAACGCATCATCGCCGTGGCGACGGAGCACAAATGTGTTCTGGAAAGCGTGCGGGATCTGGCGCAGGAGGGGTTCGAACCCGTCATTCTCGGCGTGGACCACAACGGACGGGTCGATCCCGCCGCCCTCCGGGACGCACTGGCCGTCCCCACGGCACTGGTCAGCATCATGGCCGCCAATAACGAGACGGGCGTGATGCAGGATCTGTCCAGTCTCGGACGCATCGTGAAGGAAGCGGGCGCTCTCCTGCACTCGGACCTTGCACAGGCGGCGGGCAAGATGGCGATCGATGTCCGGGCGCTGGATCTCGATCTTGCCTCCGTTTCCGCTCACAAGATGTATGGCCCCAAGGGTGTGGGAGCGCTCTTTGTCCGCAGACGTCCCCGCGTCCGGCTGGAGCCTCTGTTCTCCGGTGGCGGACAGGAGCGGGGATTAAGGTCCGGTACCCTGCCCTCCACCCTGATCGCAGGATTTGGCGAAGCCGCCCGCATTGCCCGCGCTGAGTGGCAGGCCGATGACCATCGCCTCACCGCACTTGCTCAACAGCTGTTTCATGGCCTGAGAGAGCGGCAGACACCTTTTGTCATCAATGCGCAGGAAGCCCGCCGTCTGCCGGGCATCATCAGCCTCCGGCTGCCCGGCGCTCCGGCCACACGGATCATGGAAGCGCTTCCCGAGATGGCTCTGTCGGTCGGATCGGCCTGTTCTTCGGCGGATCTGGCCCCATCCTACGTGCTGACCGCCATGGGTCTGAACCCTACGGAAGCGGCGGAAAGCTTGCGTCTCTCGCCCGGACGCTTTACCACGCCCGCCGATATCGTGCGTGTGGCAGAGTTGCTTGCCGACGCAGCACAGAGGGTGCGGGCAGAACGCTCCACCCAATAG